The following are encoded together in the Planctomycetota bacterium genome:
- a CDS encoding Nramp family divalent metal transporter → MFDRSNFRVTLPGVSRISTSPSRIRTAWRKESAANSLPEAFATVSVPMSAGRWRKLMAFSGPGLMVAVGYMDPGNWATDLAGGAQFGYLLLSVVLISNLMAILLQHLAVKLGVVAERDLAQACRDHFSPKVSFGLWVLCEIAIAACDLAEVIGSAIALNLLFGLPLIWGVCLTAVDVLMILFLQSKGWRYIEALVAGLVFAIGGCFAYEIVASRPDLPDVLRGLIPSPQIVVNPAMLYIAIGILGATVMPHNLYLHSAIVQTRDYPRNETGKSMAIRYATADSTIALLFAFFINAAILILSAATFHTTGHQDVAGIEDAYELLTPVLGASMASTVFAIALLASGQNSTLTGTLAGQVVMEGFLNIRLRPWLRRLITRLIAIIPAVIVAALYGASGVNKLLILSQVILSLQLSFAVVPLVWFTGSKLKMGRFANSPMLATVAWTVTGVIALLNMYLLVQTFQG, encoded by the coding sequence ATGTTTGACCGTTCAAACTTTCGTGTTACACTCCCGGGCGTGAGTCGCATCTCGACGAGCCCTTCCCGGATCCGTACCGCATGGCGCAAAGAGAGCGCCGCGAACTCACTGCCCGAGGCTTTCGCCACCGTCTCCGTGCCGATGTCGGCGGGACGGTGGCGCAAGCTGATGGCATTCAGCGGCCCCGGACTCATGGTGGCGGTCGGCTACATGGACCCCGGCAACTGGGCCACCGATCTCGCCGGCGGCGCCCAGTTCGGCTACCTGCTGCTCTCGGTGGTGCTGATCTCCAACCTGATGGCGATCCTGCTGCAGCATCTGGCCGTTAAATTGGGCGTGGTCGCCGAGCGTGACCTGGCCCAGGCCTGTCGCGACCATTTCAGCCCGAAGGTTTCGTTCGGCTTGTGGGTGCTGTGCGAGATTGCAATCGCCGCGTGCGACCTGGCGGAAGTCATCGGCTCGGCGATTGCGCTCAACCTGCTCTTCGGCCTTCCCCTGATCTGGGGCGTCTGCCTCACCGCAGTCGATGTCCTGATGATCCTCTTCCTGCAAAGCAAGGGATGGCGCTACATCGAGGCCCTTGTCGCCGGGCTGGTCTTCGCGATCGGCGGCTGCTTTGCCTATGAAATCGTGGCGTCGCGCCCCGACCTGCCCGACGTGTTGCGCGGCCTGATCCCCAGCCCGCAGATCGTCGTCAACCCCGCGATGCTCTACATCGCCATTGGAATTCTTGGCGCCACGGTCATGCCGCACAACCTCTACCTGCACTCCGCGATCGTGCAGACCCGCGACTATCCGCGCAATGAGACGGGCAAGTCGATGGCGATCCGCTACGCCACCGCCGACTCGACCATCGCGTTGCTCTTTGCCTTCTTCATCAACGCCGCCATCTTGATTCTTTCAGCGGCAACGTTTCACACCACCGGACACCAGGATGTCGCCGGCATCGAGGACGCCTACGAACTGCTCACGCCCGTGCTGGGCGCGTCGATGGCCAGCACGGTGTTCGCCATTGCCCTGCTCGCCTCGGGGCAGAACTCCACGCTTACCGGCACGCTCGCCGGCCAGGTGGTCATGGAAGGCTTCCTCAACATTCGCCTGCGGCCCTGGCTGCGCCGGCTGATCACGCGACTCATCGCCATCATTCCCGCGGTCATCGTGGCGGCGCTCTACGGCGCGTCGGGGGTCAACAAATTGCTCATCCTGAGCCAGGTGATCCTTTCGCTGCAGCTTTCCTTCGCGGTCGTGCCGCTGGTGTGGTTCACCGGCAGCAAGCTGAAGATGGGCCGCTTCGCGAACTCACCCATGCTGGCGACAGTCGCGTGGACCGTGACCGGTGTCATCGCACTACTCAATATGTACTTGCTGGTGCAGACTTTCCAAGGCTAG
- a CDS encoding metal-dependent transcriptional regulator has product MATETVENYIKAIYLLCRETPGGEAGVVRLALEVGVTKGTATSMIQRLARAKLVKAERYSGVTLTPAGKKVALDVLRRHRVIETFLVRTLKLDWADVHEEAERLEHALSPRILDRLDEFLGRPSTDPHGDPIPNAAGKVSEMQSKPLAQFASGARVAIVRIADQNRAFLKFVATSGLKPGARLSVKAVQPQAGSITVRVAGAKPLALSQAAAAKILARPV; this is encoded by the coding sequence ATGGCCACGGAAACCGTCGAGAACTACATCAAGGCCATCTACCTGCTCTGCCGGGAGACTCCCGGCGGCGAGGCGGGCGTGGTTCGGCTGGCCCTGGAAGTGGGCGTGACCAAGGGCACGGCGACCAGCATGATCCAGCGCCTGGCGCGGGCCAAGCTGGTGAAGGCCGAGCGCTACAGCGGCGTCACCCTGACCCCGGCGGGGAAAAAGGTCGCACTGGATGTGCTTCGGCGCCATCGGGTGATCGAGACTTTCCTGGTACGGACCCTCAAGCTGGACTGGGCCGATGTGCACGAGGAGGCGGAGCGGCTCGAGCACGCACTCTCGCCGCGCATCCTCGACCGCCTTGACGAGTTCCTGGGCCGCCCTTCGACTGATCCACACGGCGACCCGATTCCCAACGCGGCGGGAAAAGTCTCCGAAATGCAGAGCAAGCCGCTGGCACAATTCGCGTCCGGCGCCCGGGTGGCCATTGTGCGCATCGCCGACCAGAACCGCGCCTTCCTCAAGTTTGTCGCGACCAGCGGCCTGAAGCCGGGAGCGCGCCTGTCAGTGAAGGCCGTGCAACCTCAGGCCGGCTCGATCACGGTGCGGGTGGCGGGAGCGAAACCCCTCGCGCTTTCGCAGGCGGCGGCGGCGAAGATCCTGGCGCGACCGGTGTGA
- the pheS gene encoding phenylalanine--tRNA ligase subunit alpha, which produces MLEAIDQHEQEAISTLASAANAAQLEAWRVAWLGTSGRVGAMMEALRSAPKEKKPVLGKQLNAMKQKLEAAFTEKKSAAGSAPEGPSIDLTEPGLPAGMGRRHVLTRTIADIVDIFGRMGFRVAEGPEVEDEWHNFTALNIPEGHPAREATDNFYMAEQGGVRRLLRTQTSTVQIRTMEKEKPPLKIVAVGRVYRPDTHDATHFSMFHQVEGLCVDKNISMVDLKTALWQFARACFGPEAEVRMRPSFFPFTEPSAEVDMKMKIKGEWRWVELGGCGMVDPAVFESVGIDPEIWTGYAFGLGVERIAMRRHGISDIRWLYENDVRFLRQF; this is translated from the coding sequence GTGCTTGAAGCCATCGACCAACATGAGCAGGAGGCGATCTCCACGCTGGCCTCCGCCGCCAACGCGGCCCAGCTCGAGGCGTGGCGAGTGGCCTGGCTGGGCACGTCCGGCCGCGTCGGCGCCATGATGGAGGCCCTTCGCTCCGCCCCCAAGGAGAAGAAACCCGTCCTGGGCAAGCAGCTCAATGCCATGAAGCAGAAGCTGGAGGCCGCCTTCACGGAGAAAAAGTCCGCGGCCGGGTCAGCACCGGAAGGGCCATCCATCGACCTGACCGAGCCGGGCCTGCCCGCGGGCATGGGTCGCCGCCACGTGCTCACGCGCACCATCGCCGACATCGTCGACATCTTCGGACGCATGGGTTTCCGCGTGGCCGAAGGCCCCGAGGTGGAGGATGAGTGGCACAACTTTACGGCCCTGAACATTCCCGAGGGCCACCCCGCCCGCGAGGCGACCGACAATTTCTACATGGCCGAGCAGGGGGGCGTGCGCCGCCTGCTGCGCACCCAGACCAGCACCGTGCAGATCCGCACCATGGAGAAGGAGAAGCCGCCGCTGAAGATCGTCGCGGTGGGCCGCGTCTATCGGCCTGACACGCACGACGCCACGCATTTCTCGATGTTCCACCAGGTCGAGGGGCTATGCGTGGACAAGAACATCTCGATGGTCGACCTGAAGACGGCGCTCTGGCAGTTCGCTCGCGCCTGCTTCGGGCCCGAGGCCGAAGTGCGCATGCGTCCGAGCTTCTTTCCATTCACCGAGCCCAGCGCCGAAGTGGACATGAAGATGAAGATCAAGGGCGAGTGGCGCTGGGTGGAACTTGGTGGGTGCGGCATGGTGGATCCGGCAGTGTTCGAATCCGTCGGCATCGATCCTGAAATCTGGACGGGCTACGCCTTCGGATTGGGCGTGGAGCGCATCGCCATGCGCCGCCACGGCATCTCCGACATCCGCTGGCTCTACGAAAATGATGTGCGGTTTCTGAGACAATTCTGA
- a CDS encoding argininosuccinate synthase has product MTTAIKNNPPAPATTSRSGKPRRICVAYSGGLDTSCVIPWLRDTYGCEVVACVADVGQGAQELIGIEKKAADSGACKCVIKDLKETFLTDFVFPMVMSGAVYEGRYLLGTSIARPCIAQAQVEAALEENCDAVAHGCTGKGNDQVRFESVYAALAPQLRVIAPWRENSWTLRSREAMLAYLAERNIPCAASATKIYSRDANSWHVSHEGAELEDPWNAPPEDLWIRTTDPRQAPNEPEEVVVGFEHGLPVSVNGKKLSAVKLLDALNEIGAKHGVGRVDMVENRLVGMKSRGCYETPGGTILMEALRGLEQIVLDRDSMRFREELANDFARVIYDGRWFTPLRESQWAAIQSLARPLTGEVAVRAFKGSAVTTRRRSPNSLYSQAFATFGEDDVYNQQHAEGFIRLFSLPSRIRALLGLNKLFGIDSRRVGDKSGANR; this is encoded by the coding sequence ATGACCACCGCCATCAAGAACAACCCTCCCGCACCCGCAACCACCTCCCGCTCCGGCAAGCCGCGCCGCATCTGCGTGGCCTACTCGGGGGGCCTGGACACCAGCTGCGTCATTCCCTGGCTGCGCGACACCTATGGCTGCGAAGTGGTGGCGTGCGTCGCCGACGTCGGGCAGGGCGCGCAGGAACTGATCGGCATCGAGAAGAAGGCCGCCGACTCCGGCGCCTGCAAGTGCGTGATCAAGGACTTGAAGGAAACCTTCCTCACTGACTTCGTTTTCCCCATGGTGATGTCCGGGGCGGTCTACGAAGGCCGCTACCTGCTGGGCACCAGCATCGCGCGGCCCTGCATCGCGCAGGCCCAGGTTGAGGCGGCGCTGGAGGAGAACTGCGACGCCGTGGCTCACGGCTGCACCGGCAAAGGCAACGACCAGGTGCGATTCGAGAGCGTCTACGCGGCGCTGGCTCCGCAGCTTCGAGTGATCGCCCCATGGCGCGAAAACTCCTGGACGCTGCGCAGCCGCGAGGCGATGCTGGCCTACCTTGCTGAACGCAACATTCCCTGCGCCGCCAGCGCCACGAAAATTTATTCTCGCGATGCCAACTCCTGGCATGTCTCCCACGAGGGGGCCGAGTTGGAGGATCCCTGGAACGCGCCGCCTGAGGATCTGTGGATCCGCACCACGGATCCGCGGCAGGCGCCCAACGAACCCGAGGAAGTGGTCGTGGGTTTCGAGCATGGCCTGCCCGTGAGCGTGAACGGCAAGAAACTTTCAGCGGTGAAGCTGCTCGATGCCCTCAACGAGATCGGCGCCAAGCACGGCGTTGGCCGCGTGGACATGGTCGAGAACCGGCTGGTCGGCATGAAGAGTCGCGGCTGCTACGAGACCCCGGGCGGAACCATCCTGATGGAGGCGCTGCGCGGCCTCGAGCAGATCGTGCTCGACCGCGACTCGATGCGCTTCCGCGAGGAACTCGCCAACGATTTCGCTCGCGTCATCTACGACGGACGCTGGTTCACGCCACTGCGCGAAAGCCAATGGGCGGCAATCCAGTCGCTGGCCCGTCCCCTGACCGGCGAAGTTGCCGTGCGGGCCTTTAAGGGAAGCGCGGTCACCACGCGGCGGCGCAGTCCGAATTCGCTCTACTCGCAGGCCTTCGCCACTTTCGGCGAGGATGACGTCTACAACCAGCAGCACGCGGAGGGCTTCATCCGCCTCTTCTCGCTGCCAAGTCGCATCCGCGCGTTGCTCGGGCTGAACAAGCTCTTCGGCATCGACTCCAGGCGAGTGGGCGACAAGAGCGGAGCCAATCGGTGA
- the argF gene encoding ornithine carbamoyltransferase — MFETLPSRLASKDLTRIMDLGPHEVMPLIELGRSLKADIRRWREQFAQRSLVMLFEKPSLRTRVSFDIGFARMGGHAVYLDHEKQRIGERESIADYSRNLERWCDCIVARTMKHETIVALAANAAIPVINALSDIHHPCQALADYMTLAELGFDFRRDQLAWVGDGNNVCQSLMELTATLGSSMIVVTPEGYAPSPEIVRDAEARACRSGASLQYTSDLGRIKDSFAVYTDTWTSMGQAETAEKTRVFQPYSVTPEVMAIAGPDACFMHCLPAHRGQEVVDAVIDGARSVVFDQAENRMHIQNALLLNLLATPTRDTYSLLTRSHS, encoded by the coding sequence ATGTTTGAGACCCTTCCTTCACGACTTGCCAGCAAGGACCTGACCCGCATCATGGATCTCGGGCCGCATGAGGTGATGCCGCTGATCGAACTCGGCCGGTCGCTCAAGGCGGACATCCGCCGCTGGCGCGAACAATTCGCGCAGCGCTCGCTGGTGATGCTCTTCGAGAAGCCCTCGCTGCGAACGCGGGTCAGCTTTGACATCGGCTTCGCCCGCATGGGCGGCCACGCGGTCTATCTGGACCATGAAAAGCAGCGGATCGGCGAGCGCGAGAGCATCGCCGACTACAGCCGCAACCTCGAGCGCTGGTGCGACTGCATCGTAGCCCGGACCATGAAGCACGAAACGATCGTGGCGCTGGCCGCCAATGCCGCGATCCCGGTCATCAATGCGCTCTCCGACATACACCACCCCTGCCAGGCGCTGGCGGACTACATGACGCTCGCCGAACTGGGTTTCGATTTCCGTCGCGACCAGCTGGCCTGGGTGGGCGATGGCAACAATGTCTGCCAGTCGCTCATGGAACTCACCGCGACCCTGGGATCGTCGATGATCGTTGTCACTCCGGAGGGATACGCCCCGTCCCCGGAGATCGTCCGCGATGCGGAGGCCCGCGCCTGCCGCTCCGGCGCCAGCCTGCAGTACACCAGCGACCTGGGACGCATCAAGGATTCCTTCGCCGTCTACACCGACACCTGGACCAGCATGGGGCAGGCCGAAACCGCAGAAAAAACCAGGGTTTTCCAGCCTTACAGCGTGACCCCCGAGGTCATGGCCATTGCCGGTCCTGACGCCTGCTTCATGCACTGCCTTCCCGCCCATCGCGGCCAGGAGGTGGTCGATGCCGTCATCGACGGAGCCCGCAGCGTGGTCTTCGACCAGGCGGAGAACCGCATGCACATCCAGAATGCGCTGCTGCTGAATTTGCTGGCGACGCCAACCCGCGACACGTACTCACTTCTAACCCGGAGCCACTCATGA
- a CDS encoding 3'-5' exonuclease, which yields MYLFFDTETTGIPRNYKAPPSDLANWPRIVQLAWVVADEGGGELKSVERIIRPDGFTIPESAAQIHGITTEIATRDGVDLRLALDEIESDMSKAAGLFAHNMSFDENILGAEFLRAGRPNILLGKSRGCTMVSSTHFCNIPGPYGPKWPKLQELHTKLFGESFEGGHDALIDVRACAKCYFELRRLGQMQ from the coding sequence ATGTACCTCTTCTTCGACACTGAAACCACCGGCATACCAAGAAACTACAAGGCGCCGCCCTCGGACCTGGCCAATTGGCCGCGCATCGTGCAGCTGGCGTGGGTGGTCGCGGATGAGGGAGGCGGCGAGTTGAAGTCTGTGGAGCGCATCATTCGCCCCGACGGCTTCACGATCCCCGAGAGTGCGGCGCAGATCCACGGCATCACCACGGAGATCGCCACGCGCGATGGCGTCGATTTGAGGCTGGCCCTGGACGAGATCGAATCGGACATGTCAAAGGCCGCCGGACTCTTCGCCCACAACATGTCCTTCGACGAGAACATTCTTGGTGCGGAGTTTCTCCGCGCCGGGCGGCCGAACATTCTGCTGGGCAAGTCGCGCGGCTGCACCATGGTTTCATCGACGCACTTCTGCAACATTCCCGGTCCTTACGGACCGAAGTGGCCCAAGCTGCAGGAGCTGCACACCAAGCTCTTCGGCGAATCTTTCGAAGGCGGGCATGACGCACTGATTGATGTCCGCGCTTGCGCTAAGTGCTATTTTGAACTGCGACGGCTTGGCCAGATGCAGTAG
- the argH gene encoding argininosuccinate lyase produces the protein MWQGRIQGQQDSLFRTFNDSLPFDRRLIQEDIEGSIGWAAALARASVITDGDRARIEKSLREIAALVESDPSLLTKAVDEDVHSWVERELVARVGDLGKRLHTGRSRNDQVATDLRLWCLKQTRLRLAEIDAANLSFLELAERERDTVFPGFTHLQRAQPILFAHWCLAYVEMLRRDADRFADALDRVARCPLGSGALSGTAYPIDRQKLAKDLGFDTPSANSLDAVSDRDFVVELVAAASMCMLHLSRMAEDIIFYATGEAAYIELADDVSTGSSLMPQKKNPDALELIRGKTGRVIGSLTGLLVTLKGLPLAYNKDLQEDKEPLFDAMDTLSLCLRMVPRVLKGLKVDRIRARKAAIASYANATELADYLVRKGVAFRDAHHQVGLLVREAVRQGKPLEELSVEDMVKLAPLVTSDVFVTLTVDSALNRRSVPGGTAPDQVNARVKEAKRSLRATRRPKRRSAGGATGFRDAVVEDLDDIKRLVDLWSSRGENLPRTRDEIMEKITDFGIAAVDGKVRGCASLWIYESDLAEIRSLGVDEGFQGRGLGTQLVQFFIEKARSIGIQRLFVLTRMPAFFEKCGFRTVSINSLPQKVTKDCAQCPKNQNCDEIAMVLDLKESEVA, from the coding sequence ATCTGGCAGGGTCGCATCCAAGGCCAGCAGGATTCGCTCTTTCGCACCTTCAACGACAGCCTGCCCTTCGACCGGCGGCTCATTCAGGAAGACATCGAGGGCTCCATCGGCTGGGCCGCCGCGCTGGCACGGGCCAGCGTGATCACCGACGGCGACCGGGCGCGAATCGAGAAGTCACTGCGCGAGATCGCGGCGCTGGTGGAGAGCGATCCCTCGCTTCTGACCAAGGCCGTCGACGAGGATGTGCACAGCTGGGTGGAGCGAGAGCTGGTCGCGCGCGTCGGCGACCTGGGCAAGCGACTGCACACGGGGCGCAGCCGCAACGACCAGGTGGCCACCGACTTGCGGCTCTGGTGTTTGAAGCAGACGCGCCTTCGCCTTGCGGAGATCGACGCCGCCAATCTGAGCTTTCTCGAGCTCGCGGAGCGCGAGCGCGATACGGTCTTCCCGGGTTTCACGCATCTGCAGCGGGCGCAGCCGATTCTCTTTGCGCATTGGTGCCTGGCCTACGTGGAAATGTTGCGCCGCGACGCCGACCGCTTCGCCGACGCGCTGGATCGCGTGGCCCGTTGTCCGCTGGGCTCCGGAGCGCTCTCGGGAACGGCCTATCCCATCGACCGTCAGAAGCTGGCCAAGGATCTGGGATTCGACACGCCCAGCGCCAACAGCCTTGACGCCGTGAGCGACCGGGACTTCGTCGTCGAGCTGGTCGCCGCCGCTTCCATGTGCATGCTGCACCTGAGCCGCATGGCCGAGGACATCATCTTCTACGCCACCGGCGAAGCCGCCTACATCGAATTGGCCGACGACGTCAGCACCGGCAGCAGCCTGATGCCGCAGAAGAAGAATCCCGACGCGCTGGAATTGATCCGCGGCAAGACCGGGCGCGTGATCGGCTCGCTCACTGGACTGCTGGTCACGCTCAAGGGTCTGCCTCTGGCCTACAACAAGGACCTGCAGGAGGACAAGGAGCCGCTCTTCGACGCCATGGACACGCTCTCGCTCTGCCTGCGCATGGTGCCGCGCGTGCTCAAGGGCCTCAAGGTGGACCGCATCCGCGCCCGCAAGGCGGCCATCGCCAGCTACGCCAACGCCACCGAACTGGCGGACTACCTGGTGCGCAAGGGCGTTGCCTTCCGCGACGCCCATCACCAAGTCGGGCTGCTGGTGCGCGAGGCGGTTCGGCAGGGCAAGCCGCTGGAAGAACTGTCCGTCGAGGACATGGTCAAACTCGCTCCGCTGGTCACCAGCGACGTCTTTGTCACGCTGACCGTTGATTCGGCGCTCAATCGCCGCAGCGTGCCCGGCGGCACCGCGCCCGACCAAGTGAATGCGCGAGTGAAGGAAGCCAAGCGCAGCTTGCGGGCCACGCGCCGGCCTAAGCGCCGAAGCGCCGGCGGAGCCACCGGCTTCCGCGACGCAGTGGTCGAGGATCTGGACGACATCAAGCGACTGGTCGACCTGTGGAGCAGCCGCGGCGAAAACCTGCCGCGCACCCGCGATGAGATCATGGAGAAGATCACCGACTTCGGCATCGCCGCCGTCGACGGCAAGGTGCGCGGCTGCGCCAGTCTGTGGATCTACGAGTCCGACCTCGCCGAGATTCGCTCGCTGGGTGTCGACGAGGGCTTCCAGGGGCGCGGCCTCGGCACGCAGCTGGTGCAGTTCTTCATCGAGAAGGCGCGCAGCATCGGCATCCAGCGCCTCTTCGTGCTCACCCGCATGCCCGCCTTCTTCGAGAAATGCGGCTTCCGCACCGTGAGCATCAACAGCCTGCCGCAGAAGGTCACCAAGGATTGCGCCCAGTGCCCCAAGAACCAGAACTGCGACGAGATCGCCATGGTGCTGGACCTGAAGGAAAGCGAGGTTGCATGA
- the argJ gene encoding bifunctional glutamate N-acetyltransferase/amino-acid acetyltransferase ArgJ: protein MSRVKTNSTHGEGADAKQREAGTTQRGSVLHEPKLAPPHAAPPWPLGVRAAGVSAGIKSTGAPDLAMLRMDEGAAAAAVFTTNIFAAAPILVSRQHLRDSRGHASVLIINSGCANAATGEQGLADADSIGDCTARVCDCSPDAVLMNSTGIIGKPLPRLRIEEAIPALAASCAAGSAEPFARAIMTTDTRPKMSSREVMAADGGAPIRVTGVAKGAGMIHPNMATMIAVIATDAALEPQELDAMLRASVEQSFHRISIDGDTSTNDSVFAFATGKRHAAADRGELQQAFVEVAQALAQMVVCDGEGFTRGIRVTVRGAASAADALAVARTAATSTLVRCAVTGGDPNWGRLLAAAGRSGATIDPLKLTLRAGGVLLFEKGCPVDASPGLAAGEFSRPTVDIEFDLGLGSHSDFFLSSGMTEEYVKLNSEYTT, encoded by the coding sequence ATGAGCAGAGTCAAGACGAATTCAACCCACGGCGAAGGCGCCGACGCGAAACAACGCGAGGCTGGAACAACGCAGCGAGGCTCAGTTTTGCACGAGCCAAAACTGGCGCCGCCGCATGCCGCGCCTCCCTGGCCGCTTGGTGTCCGCGCCGCCGGAGTCTCCGCCGGAATCAAGTCCACCGGCGCCCCCGACCTGGCCATGCTGCGCATGGACGAAGGCGCCGCGGCCGCGGCCGTTTTCACCACCAACATCTTCGCGGCGGCGCCGATCCTGGTCTCGCGCCAGCATCTGCGCGATTCGCGCGGCCATGCCAGTGTGCTGATCATCAATTCGGGATGCGCCAATGCCGCCACCGGCGAGCAAGGCCTCGCCGACGCCGACTCGATCGGCGATTGCACGGCGCGGGTCTGCGACTGCTCGCCCGACGCCGTGCTCATGAACTCCACGGGCATCATCGGCAAGCCCCTGCCCCGCCTCCGCATCGAGGAAGCCATTCCGGCGCTGGCGGCAAGTTGCGCGGCGGGCAGCGCCGAGCCCTTCGCCCGCGCCATCATGACCACCGACACTCGCCCCAAGATGAGCTCGCGCGAAGTCATGGCGGCCGACGGCGGCGCCCCGATCCGCGTGACCGGAGTCGCCAAGGGCGCAGGCATGATCCATCCCAACATGGCGACGATGATCGCGGTGATCGCCACCGACGCGGCCCTGGAGCCGCAGGAACTGGACGCGATGCTTCGCGCATCGGTCGAGCAATCCTTCCATCGCATCTCCATCGATGGCGACACCAGCACCAATGACTCGGTTTTTGCCTTCGCCACCGGCAAGCGCCACGCCGCGGCCGATCGCGGGGAATTGCAGCAGGCCTTCGTGGAAGTGGCCCAGGCACTCGCGCAGATGGTCGTCTGCGACGGCGAGGGCTTCACCCGCGGCATCCGTGTGACGGTTCGCGGAGCCGCCAGCGCCGCCGACGCACTGGCCGTCGCCCGGACCGCGGCCACCAGCACGCTGGTCCGCTGCGCCGTCACCGGCGGCGATCCCAACTGGGGCCGTCTGCTCGCGGCCGCGGGGCGCAGCGGCGCCACGATCGACCCCCTGAAACTCACGCTCCGCGCCGGCGGCGTCCTGCTCTTCGAGAAGGGCTGCCCTGTCGACGCCTCCCCCGGGCTCGCCGCCGGGGAATTCTCACGGCCCACGGTGGACATCGAATTCGATCTCGGGCTGGGCAGCCACTCGGATTTCTTCCTTTCCAGCGGAATGACCGAGGAATATGTGAAGCTCAACAGCGAATACACCACTTGA